One part of the Clostridia bacterium genome encodes these proteins:
- a CDS encoding DNA-binding protein, which yields MAKDLKMCVLLDIYGEIITEKQYEVMDYYYNQDYSLKEISEQLNITRQGVRDAIKRAEQSILESEEKLKLSEKFLANRIKLEKIGVILEEIDTLNNKEVKNSHISNLIKEIADTILELDF from the coding sequence TTGGCAAAAGATTTAAAAATGTGTGTTCTTCTTGATATATACGGAGAGATTATCACCGAAAAGCAATATGAAGTGATGGATTATTATTATAATCAGGATTATTCTCTTAAAGAAATCAGTGAGCAGTTAAATATTACCCGTCAGGGAGTAAGAGATGCAATAAAAAGAGCAGAGCAAAGTATTTTAGAGAGTGAAGAAAAACTTAAACTTAGCGAAAAGTTTCTTGCAAACCGTATAAAATTAGAAAAAATAGGGGTAATTTTAGAAGAGATTGACACTCTTAATAATAAAGAAGTAAAAAACAGTCATATCAGTAACCTTATAAAAGAAATTGCCGATACTATTTTGGAACTTGATTTTTGA